The genomic region TTTAGCTTGAAATTTCGGTGAAGATGGATAGTGGAAGAAGATGAcacaatttgttttatttaatttaacatatactatctttttacttatttaacctttaataaccATAATAACTACACCAAATGCCACTCAACTAACATCTAATATCTCAATAATGGGTTTTTTATCACATAAGgacctttaatttaaaattttatagctattagacacctttagcATATAGAACGCAACTTtcgcactttacgcgatttagtcatttttatcaaattaagcacccaattgatgaaattttttcacgaaatttttacacaatcataatatcataatttagatattaaaataataataaaataaaattttaaaccttaaatttgTGATCCTGAAACTACTGTTCTGACTAGACCTataaatcgggttgttacaactcgaGTTCCCAACCAAAGGGGCATAAATATTTTCACCATCGTCTGCAccttcatcgtcaatatcatcTGGGACCTCATCTAGATCGAGGTCACTAAAATATTTACCCTCATGATCAACGACCATCATTATCAGATTCATTTTCACCATCTGCATCGGTCTTAATCACGACTAGATGTATCTGTAAACAGGGACTTAGATTAAAGTTGTCATACGCAGTCCGATCATGGTGTGGATTTTTGGCCCATGTCGATGCCGCTCCACCACTATACTGTTCTGCTTATCCAAATTAATATCGATGTTAAACCCGTATACAAATGATCGTATATCAACAGACGCTCTTAGAACCTCCATACACGGGTCTTAAACTTCTTATTGTTGACTTAATGGAGTGACATCTTGAACTGGCTCCACATCCACTAAATCAAGAAACAATCGAACCTGTTCAGTGTTCACCTTTCTAGTCAAGCAATAAAGTGcaaccattgtctccacgtcttcatcgtcTAAAAGTTTCATCTCGGTAGATTTGATAGGATTTGACGAAACtggaaatttgtaaaatagtcTCGACATCCTCCTGCCGCaatatcaacaaaatttttcacTAATCTTTTCTTTCATATCATCAACAGACACATTCTTATTAAACTTCATTCCTATTTGCTAGCAAGATTCAAATACATAATCAACAattgtttgtaaaattattCCATCAAAATAAACGTATATGAAGAATTGGttatccatcttcaatactaaatttgtaaaataaattaaaattaacttttatttaataaaattagatcctactataaaaatataattacataaaaataattacaaactagtattataaacttaaactttatttttgtaatgtAAAACACAGatcttccttcttttcttttctcttttctcctcCTTTACTAAACaaattttcttccttcttttcttctctgtAATTGCTACAAAATACTTCAACAAAACACAAACCTTCCAAACCCCCTTTTATATACTAAGtagaaaaaaactgaaaaaaaaggttgaaaaagaaagaaagaaaaaaggttgGAAAGTGGAAAGGCAAGGGAGCTCATGATCGTCCGGTCACATCTGCAGTAAGCCATTAGACTGGtgcatttttttttagttttctgcTCTCTTTTTTTGTGCTTTCAGGCTTTTTCTTTCTGACccaatcaaaaataatttaaaatttccctGGTGCCTTCTGACATGACGACGACaccattaatatatatttttggaaacCTGGTATACCCATATTTCTTTgggtgtttttcaaaaatacataCCGATGCTGCTTGACACAATGGTGATACtaaaaaaatccttttaaaaaaGAACACCCTTATGATGGCCTAATGATTGGGTGGGGGAAAGTGGGATGGTGTCGCTAATTGGTCAAGCAGCACCGACGGTACCTATTCAAAACACcccattttagttatttatatgaCCCATTTcagttaatatttattttttaatattatttatgtaaaaaaaccaCGTCTTCATGattattgtaataataatagtgTGAACTGAACCAATACtcaattgatatatttttttaagtatgtATGAAAATAACGTATTAAACTTTAATACTGTTTATATGTTTGACTATGTTTAgtatatttaagtaataacttaaaaaaaactccATAACAACAATCTAacgaataaaaaataaaaaatcaaaattaagtcacaataaatatatcaaagaaAGATAACAAATTATACGAAAACAAAATCATccactaatttaaataattattttataaacattCACCGAGTGGGTAAATCTAATATTCAATAATATGAAAAGCGTAAATACTATGATAAATTCaatagttaatatttattttatgtatttaattgttgtaacaTGTTTCTTTTTTAGTATTCTTCTACTTTAAAccctcaaaaaataaaaacacataatttttaCCAACAATTGTTAACGAGTTAATTAGATAgatgttaaaagttaattagtGATTTAGGCCATTTTCCCCTAAATTTAGAGAAATGATTGATTTTggagagaaaaatagaaaacgtGCCTTGTAGGGCGCACTTTCAGTGTCTTTGATGCCACATCAGTTAAAAAGGCGTCTTGCTGGATGTGTTTTCATCCAACAGTAAAAAAATCCAacagttaaaatttttcaaacgattaaatttttttaacagttagtttatttgctatataaatccaactcattttctttcttttgcattCTAATCTTATTCTCTCAATTCATCTATTCTCTCAATTCTCTTAACTATTTAGTTctcaaattttcattcaatttctctcaaattctttattgttttaattttatattttgtaatttcttttatttaaattgatttttataatggCAATGTCACTTATTCATTTGGATGACGAATACATTTTCAATGTCCAATTGCAaatgataagaaaatattattaaatttcttaattttagttaatttcattattaagttgttagcattattaattaatagtttttttatatttatataatcagATCGAAGATTGGATTCTCGAGGTGTACATACACAATTTAAGTGCGAGGGCACCGCATATTATTAAACAACACTTACAAGAGGCGGGATTCTTGCATGTGTCTCGTATGCTCagggggactaaattggatcccGTAGTTATCAACGCTTTGGTGGAAAGATTGAGACCCAagacacacattccatctttcaTGTGGTAAGTGTATAATTACACTCGAGGATGTAGCTTTACAACTTGGTTTACCGATGGATGAGACAATCGTTACAGGGGTAGAGGGCGTTGGTGATTGGAGCACAATTTGCGAGAAACTATTAGCCAATGTCTTGGACAAGTTTAGTGATAGCCGGATAAAGATGAAATGGTTAGAAGACAACTTTAATTATATCGACAACTCGCAAGTGACGTTGAAAGACAACAATACACGCGAGCATTCATCCTGAGGTTAATCGGGGGTCTTCTAATGctagataaatctcaaaatctgGTACATTTAAGGTGATTATTACAACTTGTCAACTTGAAAGAAGCGGGGCAACTCTTCGGATTACATGACATGGTTTAAACATCACAATAAGCCATATCTACTGTcgaaagaggaaaaaaataggCAACATCATCGTAGGAGGCCAAGATGTCCCTACATGAGGTCGCAATCAGGAGTACATGCCTCGATGGAATCATCATCAGCTCCAACATCACATGAGGAACTGATGGGTGCACCACCACCGGGTCAGTATGGTTCATATTATTCTGTTGTTTTCACTAACCCCATTTTTTTTACACAAGCACCACATTATGCACCATTATACCATGCGTCAACATCTTCTCCAAGTATATTTTTTTGCACCACCTCTATCCTTAGTACCATATTACACACCAAGGCCAACAACAACATTAAGGTATTTGCCATCGTCGACAATTCCAACATTCTATTCGCAACCGGGTTATACGACACTATACACTTATTCGTTGATAAACAACCCAACATTATTGTTCTACCGAGGTGGGTCATCTTTGTAACAACCTGTTACTACAACAAACGATATACAATGGGAACCTATGATGCAAATACACTCAAGCACGAAGGAataagatgaagatgaagatgaaggtGAAGGTGAATGtggagatgaagatgaagaagatgggGAGCTAGAACTCCAACTATGAAGAAATCCTTCTCGCAATCGACACCTACAGGGTTGTGGCACACATTCGGGTTGACGACGccgtttattttaaatttttttttcatgtaaatcattatttactttgttaacttttaatttgtattatattaaaaattttcatccataagGTACTTATtccaattatattaaaaaaaatattctattgcattttacattaataatatacttatttacaacctaaggaaaaataaaaaaattgtttgtatTGTATTCTATTGTATTtcatatcaataatatataaatatttataatttaccaaaattaaaaaacaatgaaaaaaatgaaattatttgtttgtttcttttatatccTACAAGGTGCGCTTTTAGCTCCTGACTGTCACCTTAACAATAAAATGCTTATTACgaagtgcttttttttttctcattttaaaattaatttatttccctaaatttaagaaaaatagttaaatccctaatttgttttaaaaagggCGTTTTTCTCTAATTAAGGCTCACTAAGCGTTCATCTAGAATGCTTAAAATCAACGCGTTTTGGAATTTACAAAAAGGAGATGTTAAACGGTTGGGATTCTCCGATTGAGATCCTAATGGGGCACGTGTATGTTAATGATGTGTTTGTCTTTTACCTTGAAAGTACAAGAAAGTCACTCTTTATGGAGATTGATTTCACTTGCTTCCATGTACTTTTTACGAATTGTGAAATGCCGCTTGTAACCTTTTTTGGGTATGCTTCATTAATCATGGTACGGGTAATTTATCCACAAACCTGTATTCAATACATTATTTCTAGtatatctaataaaaataacataccagatctaatttttttacaaaataattgataaattacagatctttatttcacaaaagttaaaaatatagaCACAATTAAGAAAAAGGAAGTCTAGTCAAAAACTCTTTTGCTTTGTTTCAAAgtccgaaaaagaaaaagaatcgaTGGACTAttcaaatgagaaaaaaaagtgatttaatGAATTCCGAagaatggactaaattgaaattaataataaataaatgggcTTAATagaaaaaacataagaaaactCCAAAGTTTTAGAAGACATATGAAAAAGTCTGTCAAACCCCTCCCCCAAGGCCTTAACCTTCTATATATATCTCGTTTCCTCTCTCTTCTTTCTTTACCCGACTGCCGCTTCCTCTGTTAAAAGGCTCATTGTTCTCTGTTTCGTATTTCTCTTAATACTCTACAATGGCTAAAACCTTTGCTTGCTTTGTCCTATTAGCTCTCATAGTTAGTTGCGCACTTGGTCAGGCTCCTAGCTCGGCCCCAACCAAGTCACCGCCGTCTTCTAACCCTACTCCGGCTCCCAAGGTTTCTCCAACCATGTCTCCAACCACTACACCAACCGCATCTCCGCCGTCAACATCCACTCCCCCATCTTCAGCCCCTGAATCTTCACCAACTTCCTCTCCCACCACTTCTCCCCCAGCTCCTCCCGCTGGTTCTCCCGCTGGCTCTCCCTCTGGCTCCCCCGCTAGCGCTGTTTCTCCCACAAACTCCATCAGCGATACACCAGGCAGCTCTCCCACTTCTCCTACGAGTGCAGCCGCTTTGAACAGAGTCACCGTCGCTGGATCTGCCGTTGCAGTCGTTTTTGCTGCTTTGTTGATTTAGATCTGACTTTCGGGGGAGGACAGGATTTggatttgatgatttttattttaggctcattgttaatttcttatttttagtagtgtatttcttttgtttttatttatttttatttatattttgacgGTGATGATGATTTTATATCATGATAGCGTGTTGCTATTTTGACGGTTGAGATATGATGATGGCTTACTCTCGattgttattataattattatgattagttatatatttttatgtatttttttctctatttatttaagtttgtttttctaATTAACGTTTAAGAGTAAACTAATTAAGGGttgaggaaaaaaaatgaaagacaCAAGAGTGAGTGATGAAAAGTGCAAACGTGCGAACGATGGTGAGAGTGGGAGAGAAAGTGAACTCCTAAACGTGGAAAGAGGGGTGGTGTCTTGTCTTTTATATGACCGATTTAGTGTTAATATGGTCGAAGGACAGCTGGATTGGTGTTgtactattttttattaaaaaaccatTTCTGGGGTTCACTTGTCTTCTGCTAGCTTGGGGTAGGCAGGTTGGGTTTGGGCGGGGGAGGCATGGGGATAAACAAGTGTCACGTGGTCACAGCTGTTTTTAATGGGCCAACATATTTCCCATATACTATtcatagtttttaaaataataatcaatatttttataattatttcttctggaaaaaagttaataaattattttaaagtagcATAAAGTAACTTGAATCAAAGTCCCAATAACACCACTTTTATCaaagttttatttgattttatataaacttgTGTCAATTTATGTATACTATATTATTaagagtttgatattattgatgTCACGTATTcgattttcaattaagttataaatttaataaaacagtttttaaaaaaaattattttaaaagtatttttatatttttatattgataagttttgaaaaatataatataatatttaatatatatatatataccaagaATCATAACAGTTAAACCCAAAACATCACAATCATTATTGtcttaaatttaccattttaattaaaattatatttaaattttgcatcaaacttttataaaattgttgacCAGAATGTATCATAACTCATcatctaaatttatataatctttTCACTTACATTATAATGTACATAATTTagtatttactaaaataattgtatattcaaagaaaaatatattaatattttaaaaataaaaatatactttcaTAAGTCAATgcgtatttatttattaatataaaaaataaaattaacttttaatgtcATATCGTTACATATGATTTcacacatttaatatttaattaaaattttaagtattatattttaattgaagtaattagcataaaataatattttgatttgaattattgaatataattaaattgtattaacttattaattcaaatattataatataaaatttacaaatcatACTTACAGAATTTTTAACATATACAACctacaatataattttactttagataattaatgcaaaataatattattcaaaacaaacataattaactACTAAGTTAATATCATCAAATTAAGTACCATCAAACTCAGTGAAGATTATttgtaagaaaaatataattaaaatgtaatgaaaatataacagggcaagatatataatataaaaaatgtttgaaagggatatagatatataaaagTTTCGAAAcgcataaaatataaatcattaatGAATCGTTTTAAAACGAATACATAAATAAACCActaatgaataaattttaaaaatattttatcatataatatacaaaatagaaatataacaaaaattaaaatgctaaattttaaacatttatgtTAGAGTCctaattattaagttttaatctaactttttttatttatttatacaaaaGGAGGTTCAAAGCGCCTCAGACATTAGTAACTAAAGGActaacaatatatatttaaaagacaTTCCATGTGCATATTGTCATCTTTAAATACGTCATTCACATGCTCTAGCCTGAGGCACATGAAGTTTGTTCCATGTTTTCTCAAATTCCTGAAAGAACATAGTTCTAAAAgcaatttcttgaaaattttaaaatttctctaaCTTCTCCCATTGAAAAATTATTGAGCTAAAAGAGTCGACTTTCTAAATCTTTctcttgttgaaatttttaaacatgcTAAGAAACAAGAGAAACAAAACAGTTTGGTTcctgcttttattttttttggtgtattttaatgaaaagtgaaaataataaattaagaaaaaatataaaagcacTAATCAAATAGAAAG from Gossypium raimondii isolate GPD5lz chromosome 1, ASM2569854v1, whole genome shotgun sequence harbors:
- the LOC105785285 gene encoding classical arabinogalactan protein 4, with the translated sequence MAKTFACFVLLALIVSCALGQAPSSAPTKSPPSSNPTPAPKVSPTMSPTTTPTASPPSTSTPPSSAPESSPTSSPTTSPPAPPAGSPAGSPSGSPASAVSPTNSISDTPGSSPTSPTSAAALNRVTVAGSAVAVVFAALLI